In Gossypium hirsutum isolate 1008001.06 chromosome A10, Gossypium_hirsutum_v2.1, whole genome shotgun sequence, the DNA window CAGGGGTGAGATGGAAATAGAGTAAAAATTTTAGAGAGTATAAATATTtggagtaaaaatataaaatattataatttagtatttaatttatttgaataatttgagttattcaaattcaaaaactaaaCTTGATttgtttaactcaaaattcgaaattttttttaattttttcgagtcgaattgaattttgctcacccttacataacatttataaaaactaaattatgctaaaattaaagtatataaattaaatctcaaatttaaacctattaaaaacaacaaaaactgaaatttaatattttaataaaataaaaataaaataatatatatatatgggtgcGCAAGGTGTAAGGATTAGTTATATAAATTTCAAGGTTgtatttgaaagttaaaatatGCTTTTATACATTTAGTAGATTTAGAATTTAAgttttctatttttactttttaagaaTATAGTCCTACTTGAGTTATTATCACTGTTAAAAAAAACAACTTAATAGTcttgtaacaaaaaaataaacatactAACATCTTTCACCCTCTATAAATCCagtttggtaatgaatttaataataaacAGTCTTATCTTGTTTGACGAATGATCGGCAAGTACGTCTTTCACCCTCTATAAATCCAGTGGCATGTCATGACCCTCAAGTGAGAGAACCCCCGTCACTTAAACTTTTATCAGACcaaaaaataaacataacaacATCTAAATGCATAGACATGGAAGCTTAAATTTCAAAGAATCCTCATCACCATGTTTGTTCCAAATTTCAACAGCGTGCCTAACTACCAACTACCAAGTACCCAGAAATCTTAGATGTAGAACAAATTCGTATTTACAAATTGTAAAAGTCAGAATCAGTTTTTTATACCGTCTTTATATTGCTGCTATTGCTACAAATTAGGTAGGCTCTTAAACTAAACTGATATTTCCACTCATCAGTTCCTCTTGAAATGGCCTGTAACGCAAAATGCATAGATCTCCAGGCACCATTTGAAAGTGGTCATTCCTGCTAGATGAATGGTAATAGTTTTGTTAGCAAGTAAACTGGAAAGGAATGGCATTTACTAATTCTAAGAGCAGAAGCTATAAACAAGTGAGAATAGCGAATTGCCTGCTATCAAAGCTTGCAGATTGCCTGCTGCCATCAAGGTACAAAGGCCTTGTTGCTCTCTCGCATTTGGCAACAATAAATGTGTCTAGTTGTGGCTCTGGAACTGAAAATCATAGACATAAATCAATAATCAATTGGCAAATTGTAAACAAAATTGCAGTCAATGAGTGGACTTTGTTTTCAAATCAACCACAAGTTCCAAGTACTTGAACAGAAATCACTCAAGAAAAACAAACTAAAGCCTGTTAAGGTGTAAACCTAAAAAAGAACTAGTTACAAATTGCAATGTAATGACAGTAAACAAAATACATGCACATGAATTACTTTCTAGTTATGTCACTCAAACTCAAGTGTTTGTTTGACATgactatattttttttttcttctgatttTTTCTATATATTTCAAAGATCATTTCCCCATCTGTACTGGACATGATACTTCAAGAAAATTTAAGGGTTGGAATAACATGGTTTACTGGCATAACCAAGGATTTCCTGTTCTTGTCATTCCAAGCACCACAAGCCATTAACTTCAAAGTACAGATGAAACCTGAACAGGAAAAGTGATGCCTTATCAAGAAAGTGTAAATGTTGGAGAAAAGATCATTTCAATTACCCATATCATCTTCTTCACTTATAATCGACTGCTTTAATACAGACTGATAATTATCAGGCAATTTTGACAGAACAGTTTCTTCAAGATGTTTCCCAATATCACGAATACACCTGAAAccatgaaatcaaattttaaagataactttTCGGATATATTAAGATGCTCATCTATACCCAGAATATGGAGTTTTAAACCAAGTTTGCCAAATAAActtaataaatataattcaacTCTCAGagccttttacctttcggtaaacTTTTCCTCTTCTATTGAAAGCCGGTTCCTATAAGTATCCATTTTCCAGATATGAAACATGAATTTCTCAATCTGCACCAACATCATGACCCAGAAATTCAATGAGAAAATATAAGAGATTTCAGGCAGCAATTCATACAGAAATCAGTAAATGGCAGAACCAGAATGGTTCAATTGATCTCAAACTCCGTTCGAAGAATAGTATCATTTTTCAGCTTTCCCAGGAACAACACAAGCTGAAGataaaaccaaaagaaaacaGACAGGGAGAATTAGAAGTCCACCTTCTGCAGCCGAACCCGAAGATAAGATCTCAGCAAAAATTGAGCCCTATCCAGGTCCATCTGATACAgtgatgcaatgagaggatcatGACCACTTTCTGCAAAGTCGTCTACTGTTTCCTCCTGCAAATTTTTGCACCAATTCAGTCTCAAAGAAAAGGAATAATTTTTCGACAGGacttcgatttttttttcatCGAGTTCAAAATCCGGAGAAATTTTGGGCACTAAAGCTGAAATTGCAACTATAGAGTTAAATTCTACCTATTGAGAAAATTGTAAACCTTAATTAATATGTTACAATAGGTtaactttcaatttaatctcAAAATCAGTTCCTACAAGTATTCAATTAAGATTAACTTCtctcttaaatattaaaaaaaaatccagaTCGAAAACGTTTCGACATTCCAGTAAATAACGTAAATAgaagcaaacaaaaaaaaaatagaaacgtATAATTGAGAATAATTATAGGTTAATCTTTATTTGTCAATGCAGAATTTCCCCAAAAACAAACAGAGAGAGAGGGTTATGTATGAGATTGAGAAATAGTACCATCAACTGGATCtgctctttagctcttttaacCAGAGCTTCCTCGAAAGGAAGGATCTCAGGAGACGCTTTCTCATTACGCCATGCTCTCTTCAAGAGCTCCACATCGGTCGTCGAAATTAACGTCTCGTAATCATCGATCTGTTCCGCCGACCAGTCTCCGGCACCCGACGCCATTCTATCTCTCTTTTTCTAGGGTTCTGAATCGAATCTAAAATGACTACTTAACCAgagaaattttcaatttagacgAAAAAATGCGACCGGAGTTGCCGCCAAAAGCAAAAGAAAAGGATCGAGTGTTTCCAAGACCAGCACATGACGCTTTTGTTCGTGAGTCTAACACCATTGGATTGCCTGGTTAAAAACGGACGGCTTTGATGGCGTCTTATCCACTCAAACGAATAGCCAAAGGGGAATCTCTCTCTTGATAAAGGCTATATCTATtagatatataattattaattattaataccAATACGGGTATGGATAAACACAGGGATTGTAAAAAAGAAGGAATTGTTGCAAGTATGCTATGCCAAAACTTAAACCTTTCATCCACACGGGTTATTCAACAGGCACTGCCTTTTAGCAACAAAGCCTTAATTCAAGAGACATATGCTATCCATATCAATATAAGTATTGTTGATCAGAATTTCAATATTTCTGATGTGCAGGATCCATTATATGGCAAGCACAGAGCATACTTTATTGTAAACTCTTTATAAACTCATCTGAAACTTTCTAAGAAGAAGATGATTCAGAGAAAAGGAAAAACTTTAGAAAGCCATAAGTAGAAAAACACACTGGATTTTTATAAAACTTCTTTGTGGTTTTTACAATGAGAATACATCCTCCTTTTATAGCTGAAGGAGATGTAATACAACAAAATAATAAACAGTACTTTGGATAAGGATCAGTCATTAAAGCATAAAGTAAACAGTACATAAAGTAAAAACAGGACTGATATCAGACATTATTTGACATAAAgcaaaatactttaattatttaaagcAAGATTCCGGACAAGTGGTTTTCAGCTGTTTACATTTGAATGGGGAAGCTGAGCACTATCCATGGAATCTTCACTGCAGCAGgtcatttcttcatcttttcctttttctttttcatcgtGTAATTCTATCTTAGCAAGACTGATTTGGCTGTATTGCCACGGGTAATCTTGAGACCATTCTGTGGGGTcaagaattccttcatgatatTCACGGAGAGTCTTTAGGACTGCTTCATGATAAGGTGTGTATGTCCTTGGCCAGGTGTCCCATGGTGCATCAATATCTGGAGGTGGCCATATCTCAAATGGAATAATCCTGTTGAGCTGGCAAAGAAACTTTTGTAATTCCCGATATTGAACATCATCTTTGAAGACTTCATTTTCAAGAGATTTATGGATCCATGAAGTAGGAAAGGAATTGAGCTGGGTTGCTTTTCCACATTTGACAAAGTATTGAGGCTTATGGAAGATTATAATCATATAACTTCCATAATTACCTTTTTTCTGATTGCAATGCTGCTCAATGATCTGGAGCCATTGTGGGAAAGGATGGAACCAACTAAGGAAAGTAaagaaattttggtgttctggTTCAATGTTTCCTCTGATGGCTTTTTTCAAGTAGTAGAGAAGATCAGGGGTGTCGAACTGTATGGCAATATGGTAAAGATAAGTGAAATACCATAAgaaccattttaattcatttggtTGTTCAACAAATTTAAACCTTATTGGGTGTATAAAAGGATAATCTGGATGAATTCCCCAAGGTTTAAGAATAAGtcccccaaaatttttgaaaacttgaATCTAGTACTCAAACATCATGTCTCTAGCTTTCTgatgaaaacaatttttttctacaAGAGAAAAAACTTCTGAAGGGTATTCAGGGTGAAGATTGGGAGTGACAGTGTATGGGGTAGGAGAGGTTGATGATGAGGAATAGGGTCTGTACATCATGATTGATCTAGGCCAAAAAACTCTTTTATAGGCAAAGACTTCTGGATTTTCTTTCGGTCTGGAAAGTAGATCAGCGAGAACATTTTGTTTTCCTGGTATATGTCTAACATCAAAACTGAATTTAGAAAACCATTCTACCCATCTTAAGAGTTGTGGGTGAGGGACAGTTTTCTATTTGAATTTGAGCATTTTTGGGAATGAAGACATATCCATTTCTACTAGAAAATGATAACCCAGAAGATGGAATTTGAATTTTGCCATACCTTTTTTAACTGCAAGAATCTCCTTGAATGTGGAGTGGTAATGAATTTCTGCTTCTGAGAATCTTCCACTCTTGTATCCACAGAGTtgtctttttccatttcttttttcaaGCAAGATTGCTCCCCAGTATTTATCACTGGCATCTGTCTGTAAAATTCTCTCTCCATCTGAAGGGATTTGTAGTGGAGGTAAATCCTGGGTAATTTCCTTCAATCTTTGGAGAGCTTTTGTCTGAGAAGAAGACAATGGAGGAGGGTCTTTTTTGAGTAGCTTT includes these proteins:
- the LOC107896602 gene encoding DNA replication complex GINS protein SLD5 isoform X1, with product MASGAGDWSAEQIDDYETLISTTDVELLKRAWRNEKASPEILPFEEALVKRAKEQIQLMEETVDDFAESGHDPLIASLYQMDLDRAQFLLRSYLRVRLQKIEKFMFHIWKMDTYRNRLSIEEEKFTERCIRDIGKHLEETVLSKLPDNYQSVLKQSIISEEDDMVPEPQLDTFIVAKCERATRPLYLDGSRQSASFDSSRNDHFQMVPGDLCILRYRPFQEELMSGNISLV
- the LOC107896602 gene encoding DNA replication complex GINS protein SLD5 isoform X2: MASGAGDWSAEQIDDYETLISTTDVELLKRAWRNEKASPEILPFEEALVKRAKEQIQLMEETVDDFAESGHDPLIASLYQMDLDRAQFLLRSYLRVRLQKIEKFMFHIWKMDTYRNRLSIEEEKFTERCIRDIGKHLEETVLSKLPDNYQSVLKQSIISEEDDMVPEPQLDTFIVAKCERATRPLYLDGSRQSASFDSRNDHFQMVPGDLCILRYRPFQEELMSGNISLV